One Photobacterium sp. TY1-4 genomic window carries:
- the cqsA gene encoding alpha-hydroxyketone-type quorum-sensing autoinducer synthase: MPENPAFVRKKKIESHLNELIYPRKNQQHLVLGQQPSEGAIVLQSNDYLAISNHDKIRDAYFAALEQGRKDVVMSAIFLHKDLEVDSFEQQLAQYTGYEHCILSQSGWAANIGLIQTVLPPNTPVYIDFFAHMSLWDGARHAQGEIHPFLHNNVRQLGKLIRRHGPGLILVDSVYSTLGTVAPLTEIVALAKQTGCAILVDESHSLGTHGPQGAGLVAELGLTDDVDFLTVSLAKSFAYRAGAILCSQKIGQCLPFVAHPAIFSSALLNHEIEVLKATLAVIKAGDVRRERLFVQSEKLRQGLRSLGLHIQSESQIIALETGPEDQTEIVRDHLEACQVFGSVFCQPATPKNKNLVRFSVNSDVTDAEIDHILSACSLIEPKIMTGKRC, encoded by the coding sequence ATCCCCGAAAACCCTGCCTTCGTTCGTAAAAAAAAGATTGAATCTCATCTGAACGAGCTCATCTACCCCCGCAAAAACCAGCAGCATCTGGTGCTGGGCCAACAGCCGAGTGAAGGCGCAATTGTTTTACAAAGTAACGACTACCTGGCTATCTCGAATCATGACAAGATTCGTGATGCCTATTTTGCCGCTCTCGAACAGGGACGCAAAGACGTGGTGATGTCCGCGATTTTTTTGCACAAAGACCTGGAAGTCGACAGTTTCGAACAGCAATTGGCCCAGTACACGGGCTATGAGCATTGTATCCTGTCGCAATCGGGCTGGGCTGCCAACATCGGGCTGATCCAAACGGTACTGCCGCCGAACACGCCGGTGTATATCGACTTTTTTGCCCATATGTCATTGTGGGATGGTGCCCGCCATGCGCAGGGGGAGATCCATCCGTTTTTGCACAACAATGTCCGTCAGCTGGGCAAATTGATCCGCCGTCATGGTCCCGGGTTGATTCTGGTAGACTCGGTGTACAGCACTTTGGGTACCGTCGCGCCGCTCACCGAGATTGTGGCGTTGGCGAAACAGACCGGATGCGCCATTTTGGTTGATGAGTCGCACTCGTTGGGTACCCATGGGCCGCAAGGGGCTGGCTTGGTTGCTGAGTTGGGCCTGACCGACGATGTGGATTTTCTGACGGTCAGTCTGGCAAAAAGTTTTGCCTACCGGGCGGGCGCGATTTTATGTAGTCAGAAAATTGGACAGTGTCTGCCGTTTGTTGCCCATCCGGCAATTTTCAGCTCAGCATTGCTCAATCATGAAATCGAAGTCCTCAAGGCCACCCTGGCGGTCATCAAAGCGGGCGATGTACGCCGTGAGCGGCTGTTTGTGCAGTCAGAGAAGTTGCGTCAGGGATTAAGATCCCTGGGGTTACATATTCAGAGCGAGTCCCAGATCATTGCCCTGGAAACCGGCCCGGAAGATCAGACGGAAATCGTTCGCGATCATTTGGAAGCCTGCCAGGTGTTTGGCTCGGTGTTCTGCCAGCCGGCGACGCCGAAAAACAAAAACCTGGTGCGGTTCTCAGTCAACAGCGATGTTACCGATGCCGAGATCGATCATATCCTTTCGGCGTGCAGTCTGATTGAGCCGAAAATCATGACGGGCAAACGTTGTTAA
- a CDS encoding hybrid sensor histidine kinase/response regulator — protein MRDNYRYVEPNLVIVGTFGMIGFPAYYVIWHQLFPQGYENLTLRLICSVLFIPFVIKNHLPAFFTRFKYLHFAFSVGVGLPFFFCFMMIQNDWSIIWMMSFLASIFLSILLIYDWLLIMIISSLGLLAAFGAAYLLDGDIMLGGFQWSYVVVFSFAYFAGVIFNYRNQAENKNRMLFARSFSAGIAHEMRNPLSALYSSLEVLRELLPEPDTQQPCTLTQTQLAHIHAIINNDLAIIDGGNETINLMLSSINNQKISNDSFQNYSLVRVIEHAIRNYGYKSAAEKQLITFHYDKDAIFFGSDHLLRYVIFNLIKNALHYEKKKNFAITISLKTSGVQNVITVKDTGIGISKNHLPYIFDEFFTHGKKSNTGLGLPFCKKVITAFKGHIGCRSSQGHWTEFTITLPKSHSSTISSFKRKLLANKTLLYVGQNNETYLTLQRLAFYNGFKVSLVFPSGVTALDATTLSQDLIIVDLDTVMQGQGALVSLSYLLNDADKPALYLHQQALSHYGTFNPPPNSRFSPNHNNIDHLVQEITNCFFEPSSTPMPDTPEKAISNTVMIVDDNASLRTYSGILLERSGYQIVYAENGQMALNYLEHNPIDVILMDLDMPQMGGVETAQHIRQDKRFRHTQDVPIICYSGGLNTDEQNELKRQGINDFLNKPSPKEQLLSKVADWV, from the coding sequence TTGAGAGATAACTATCGGTATGTCGAACCCAATTTAGTTATCGTTGGCACCTTTGGAATGATCGGATTCCCGGCCTATTACGTCATCTGGCATCAGCTGTTCCCGCAAGGTTACGAGAATTTAACGCTCCGTTTAATTTGCTCCGTGTTATTTATTCCGTTTGTGATTAAGAATCACCTACCGGCTTTTTTTACCCGATTTAAATATCTCCATTTTGCCTTTTCCGTTGGCGTCGGACTGCCGTTCTTCTTCTGTTTTATGATGATCCAAAATGACTGGTCCATCATCTGGATGATGTCATTTCTGGCCAGTATCTTCCTGTCCATTCTCTTGATCTATGACTGGCTGCTGATCATGATTATTTCATCCCTCGGCCTGCTGGCAGCATTCGGTGCCGCCTATCTGCTGGATGGTGACATAATGCTCGGCGGGTTTCAGTGGTCCTATGTGGTCGTGTTCAGTTTCGCCTATTTTGCCGGGGTGATTTTTAATTATCGCAATCAAGCGGAAAACAAAAACCGAATGCTGTTCGCCCGCTCCTTCAGCGCCGGTATTGCGCATGAAATGCGTAATCCGCTCAGTGCCTTGTATAGTTCTCTGGAGGTTCTGCGCGAGCTGCTGCCCGAGCCTGACACACAGCAGCCTTGTACCCTGACACAAACACAGCTGGCGCATATCCATGCCATCATCAACAATGATCTCGCAATCATTGACGGCGGCAATGAAACCATTAACCTGATGCTGAGCTCAATCAATAACCAGAAAATTTCTAACGACTCATTCCAGAATTATTCCTTGGTCCGGGTGATCGAGCACGCCATTCGCAATTACGGATATAAAAGTGCCGCCGAGAAACAGCTCATCACTTTTCACTACGATAAAGATGCGATCTTTTTCGGCAGCGATCACTTGCTTCGCTACGTCATCTTTAACCTGATTAAAAACGCGCTGCATTACGAGAAGAAAAAGAACTTCGCAATCACCATTAGCCTGAAAACCAGCGGCGTCCAGAATGTCATCACGGTGAAAGATACCGGGATCGGTATCTCCAAAAACCACCTTCCCTATATTTTCGATGAGTTTTTCACCCACGGTAAAAAAAGCAACACCGGCCTCGGACTGCCGTTTTGTAAGAAAGTCATCACGGCATTTAAAGGCCACATCGGCTGCCGCTCCAGCCAGGGGCACTGGACCGAATTTACCATCACGCTGCCAAAATCCCACTCCAGCACCATCTCAAGCTTCAAGCGCAAATTACTGGCCAACAAAACCTTGCTCTATGTGGGGCAGAATAATGAAACTTACCTGACATTACAGCGGCTGGCATTCTATAACGGGTTTAAAGTCAGCCTGGTGTTCCCATCCGGCGTGACTGCACTGGACGCAACAACCCTCAGCCAGGATTTAATCATCGTCGATCTGGACACCGTGATGCAGGGCCAAGGCGCCCTGGTGTCTCTGAGCTATCTCCTGAATGACGCCGACAAACCCGCGCTCTATCTTCACCAGCAGGCGCTGTCGCACTACGGGACGTTCAATCCGCCGCCCAACAGCCGCTTTAGTCCGAATCACAACAACATTGATCATCTGGTTCAGGAGATTACGAACTGCTTTTTTGAACCATCATCGACGCCGATGCCCGACACCCCGGAGAAAGCCATCAGCAACACCGTAATGATCGTGGATGACAATGCGTCGCTGCGGACGTATTCGGGGATCCTACTGGAAAGAAGCGGTTACCAGATTGTCTATGCTGAAAATGGTCAGATGGCCCTGAATTATCTGGAGCATAATCCCATCGATGTGATTTTGATGGACCTGGATATGCCGCAGATGGGCGGGGTGGAAACAGCCCAGCATATCCGACAAGACAAGCGATTCAGACACACCCAAGACGTCCCGATTATTTGTTATTCCGGTGGACTCAACACCGATGAGCAAAATGAATTAAAGCGGCAGGGTATCAATGATTTTTTAAACAAGCCCTCCCCCAAAGAGCAACTCCTGTCCAAAGTCGCGGATTGGGTTTGA
- the nhaA gene encoding Na+/H+ antiporter NhaA: MALTKTPLEKGFEKLYRPFQAFIQSQTTASLLLLICVLIALVIANSPWTTAYLALIDTPIGFVLGEQIFAMSLKHWVNDGLMTYFFFLLGLEIKREILVGDINSLNTFLPIAAAALGGMLIPALLYLSLTFGTEVSMGWGIPMATDTALAVGILALLGRHIPAAAFIFLTALAIIDDIGAILVIALFYSDAISLPYLAACAVLLLTLLLFNLLGIRKPGLYLTVGAGLWAAMLGSGIHATVAGVLVAVTVPARPKQEPIWFIHRLRNLLFRFEHMEKERADDTPILGEPSQHTVALHIHQAAEQATTPLRRWEQVLQQPVALFILPVFALTNAGIPIQTDLLVGIFSHPLALGIIAGLVLGKTLGISLFCWLALRLQLGQLPGTMTFRHVVGLSFLGGIGFTMSIFISELGFSDQHEALVLAKTAIIIASLIAGVGGYLWFRFRT; this comes from the coding sequence ATGGCACTGACAAAAACGCCGTTAGAGAAAGGCTTTGAAAAACTCTACCGCCCGTTCCAGGCCTTTATCCAGAGCCAAACCACCGCCAGCCTGCTCCTGCTGATCTGCGTTCTCATCGCCCTTGTGATCGCGAACTCTCCCTGGACCACCGCTTATCTGGCCCTCATCGACACCCCGATCGGCTTTGTCCTTGGTGAACAGATCTTTGCCATGAGCCTCAAACACTGGGTCAACGACGGCCTGATGACCTATTTCTTTTTCCTGCTCGGGCTGGAAATCAAACGCGAGATCCTGGTCGGCGATATCAACAGCCTGAACACCTTTCTGCCGATTGCCGCCGCCGCACTGGGCGGCATGCTGATCCCGGCGCTGCTTTATCTGTCGCTGACCTTCGGCACTGAAGTCAGCATGGGCTGGGGGATCCCCATGGCCACCGACACTGCGCTGGCGGTGGGCATTCTGGCCCTTCTGGGACGCCATATTCCGGCGGCGGCCTTTATCTTTCTGACCGCGTTGGCCATCATCGACGATATCGGCGCGATATTGGTGATCGCTCTGTTCTATTCTGACGCCATCAGCCTGCCGTATCTGGCCGCCTGCGCCGTCTTGCTGCTGACGCTGCTGTTGTTCAACCTGCTCGGCATTCGAAAGCCCGGCCTTTACCTGACCGTCGGCGCCGGGCTCTGGGCTGCGATGCTGGGCTCTGGGATCCACGCGACTGTTGCCGGGGTGCTGGTTGCAGTCACCGTCCCGGCACGCCCCAAACAGGAACCGATCTGGTTTATTCATCGGCTGCGCAATTTGCTGTTTCGCTTTGAGCACATGGAAAAAGAACGCGCCGATGATACGCCGATCCTGGGGGAGCCCTCGCAGCACACAGTCGCGCTGCATATCCATCAGGCGGCCGAACAAGCCACCACACCGCTGCGCCGCTGGGAGCAAGTCCTCCAACAACCGGTGGCCTTGTTCATTCTGCCGGTGTTTGCCCTGACCAACGCCGGGATCCCCATCCAGACGGACCTCCTGGTCGGCATTTTTTCTCACCCCTTGGCATTGGGGATCATCGCCGGGCTGGTGCTCGGCAAAACCTTAGGGATATCGCTGTTTTGCTGGCTGGCGCTACGACTCCAACTGGGACAGCTTCCGGGGACAATGACCTTTCGCCATGTTGTCGGTTTGAGTTTTCTCGGCGGGATTGGTTTTACCATGTCTATTTTTATCAGCGAGCTGGGATTCAGCGACCAGCACGAAGCACTGGTGTTGGCCAAAACGGCCATTATCATCGCCTCACTCATCGCCGGTGTCGGCGGTTACCTGTGGTTCCGTTTCCGGACCTGA
- a CDS encoding MFS transporter, with protein sequence MNHKTFLYLGGRFFDGISSGMFMMALPWILITESGSGSFVAIITLICTLSSFLLTPVLSTLIDRHSRKAILVWVQVIQTTTALLVMIAALNQLASPWLLAAAQWIFWNSNDIAWSANNAFTQENYTREEYARITGQQEVVMQLTMLGAGGAGIVLLELWSMSEFALFAVFASGLSALCYGLTPYHRKLSRASASVPFSQQLKETGHLFKLQPRFYLFLALSCLSYPMLTYLTKLVPIYYAEQGISGMWFASWKVSYGIGALICGLIVAKLLRTVVFERAMLVSMMAMSLLLIAMSLYLSPQVMVVLVVIIGFFNSFNRIARITKMNHEVAIAQRGRTDGGLKLFSTLAQSASYVLIALLSHYNLTVYGFLSIALVMLLSTLVMIQLYRRGAHQANLNSATPQAA encoded by the coding sequence ATGAACCACAAAACCTTCCTTTATCTCGGCGGACGCTTCTTTGACGGCATCTCTTCCGGGATGTTCATGATGGCGCTGCCCTGGATCCTGATCACCGAATCCGGCTCTGGCAGCTTTGTCGCCATCATCACGCTGATCTGTACCCTGTCTTCTTTCCTGCTGACCCCGGTGCTCTCGACCCTCATTGATCGCCACTCTCGCAAAGCCATACTGGTCTGGGTGCAGGTGATCCAAACCACCACCGCGCTGTTGGTGATGATTGCCGCACTCAACCAGCTCGCCTCCCCCTGGTTGCTGGCCGCTGCGCAGTGGATCTTCTGGAACAGCAATGACATTGCCTGGTCAGCGAATAATGCCTTTACCCAGGAAAATTACACCCGGGAAGAATACGCCCGGATCACCGGACAGCAGGAAGTGGTAATGCAGTTGACCATGCTGGGCGCCGGTGGGGCCGGGATTGTCTTGCTTGAGCTGTGGTCGATGAGCGAGTTTGCCCTGTTTGCCGTGTTTGCCTCGGGGTTATCCGCGCTGTGCTACGGGCTTACTCCATATCATCGCAAACTTTCCCGGGCTTCAGCGAGCGTCCCCTTCAGCCAGCAACTCAAGGAAACCGGCCACCTATTCAAGCTGCAACCCCGTTTTTACCTGTTCCTGGCCCTGTCCTGCCTTTCTTATCCGATGCTGACCTATCTGACCAAACTGGTGCCGATTTACTATGCCGAGCAAGGGATCAGCGGCATGTGGTTTGCCAGCTGGAAAGTCAGTTACGGCATCGGGGCGCTGATCTGCGGGCTGATCGTCGCAAAACTGCTCCGCACCGTGGTGTTTGAGCGCGCGATGCTGGTTTCCATGATGGCGATGAGCCTGCTGCTGATCGCCATGTCGCTCTATCTGTCGCCACAGGTCATGGTGGTCCTGGTGGTGATCATCGGGTTCTTCAATTCATTCAACCGCATCGCCCGGATCACCAAAATGAACCATGAAGTAGCCATTGCTCAGCGCGGCAGAACCGATGGCGGACTGAAACTGTTTTCGACATTGGCTCAAAGCGCCAGCTACGTGCTGATTGCCCTGCTGTCGCACTACAACCTGACGGTCTACGGCTTTCTCAGCATTGCCCTCGTCATGCTGCTGAGCACTCTGGTGATGATCCAGCTCTATCGCCGCGGCGCCCATCAGGCCAATCTCAACAGTGCTACCCCGCAAGCGGCCTGA
- the soxR gene encoding redox-sensitive transcriptional activator SoxR: MELSVGQVAKRGEVSVSTLHFYEEKGLILSRRNAGNQRRYDRSVLRRIAVIKTAQQLGMSLEEIKLALAALPLDHAPTQEEWEHLARQWQHRLDDKIRQLQRLRDELGECIGCGCLSMKKCYLRNPQDTLAQQGNGAVLWQTSANAQEKS; the protein is encoded by the coding sequence GTGGAATTGTCAGTCGGACAAGTGGCTAAACGGGGGGAGGTCAGCGTCTCGACGCTGCATTTTTACGAGGAGAAAGGCTTGATCCTGAGCCGTCGCAATGCCGGTAATCAACGCCGTTATGATCGCAGCGTGCTGAGGCGGATCGCGGTGATCAAAACGGCGCAGCAACTGGGGATGTCCCTGGAAGAGATCAAGCTGGCGCTGGCGGCGTTGCCGCTTGATCATGCCCCAACCCAGGAAGAATGGGAGCATCTGGCACGGCAATGGCAGCACCGGCTGGATGACAAGATCCGCCAGCTTCAGCGCTTGCGTGACGAGCTGGGGGAATGTATCGGTTGCGGGTGCCTGTCGATGAAAAAATGTTACCTGAGAAACCCGCAAGATACGCTGGCGCAGCAGGGAAATGGCGCCGTCTTGTGGCAAACGTCGGCCAATGCGCAGGAAAAATCGTAA
- a CDS encoding alkaline phosphatase D family protein: MSLSRRDFMRTLSSGAVAATLLGCENENTTALSKSTAAVAFEHGVASGDPTQQAVIIWSRVTTTARQATVSWEVATDRDFHQLVRSGEENTDISRDFTVKVDVDQLNPATQYFYRFRCNGVDSLIGTTKTLAEGALDRASLAVISCANYPAGYFHAYREILNQHQQAPLDAVLHLGDYIYEYGLGEYATEDAEQLERVPNGGTECLTLEDYRARYAQYRQDADLLAMHAALPMIAVWDDHEIANDTWREGAENHQADEGVFLERRAAAAAAWVEWMPVRENPASSVLIYRDFSFGNLLDLYMLDTRVVARDQALDYFALDNPTPAAIGALVTEAKTTPRQLLGADQKNWLQGKMAANSATWSLMGQQILMAKMELPSTVMQAMLGLYQATDAQRPAAMQAVQQAIAAYLNDPSSDPLSLPYNLDAWDGYYQEREWLYGVASGLGKKLISLAGDTHNAWCSELKTHGGDPVGVEFATSSVSSPGMEKYLGLETAMITQVETFMPNLVGELFWTNLQQRGFMRLDVTQAQITATWHLLSTVKEKTYTTTTQSVSTTDGLTLSS, encoded by the coding sequence ATGTCTTTGTCGCGTCGAGACTTCATGCGGACCCTGTCATCCGGAGCAGTGGCTGCCACCTTGCTGGGATGTGAGAATGAAAATACCACTGCTCTGAGTAAGAGCACTGCTGCGGTTGCATTTGAACATGGGGTGGCCAGTGGCGATCCAACGCAACAGGCGGTGATTATCTGGAGCCGGGTGACAACCACCGCGCGTCAGGCGACGGTGAGTTGGGAAGTCGCCACGGATCGCGATTTTCATCAGCTGGTTCGCAGTGGTGAGGAAAATACGGACATTTCGCGGGATTTCACCGTCAAAGTCGATGTCGATCAGCTGAACCCTGCAACCCAATATTTCTACCGCTTTCGCTGCAACGGCGTTGACAGCCTAATTGGCACCACTAAAACCCTGGCAGAGGGGGCGCTCGACCGGGCGTCTCTGGCTGTGATTTCCTGCGCCAACTACCCGGCGGGTTACTTCCATGCCTATCGAGAAATTCTCAACCAGCACCAGCAAGCGCCGTTGGATGCGGTGCTGCACCTGGGAGATTACATCTACGAATACGGCCTGGGTGAATATGCCACCGAAGATGCCGAGCAGTTGGAGCGGGTGCCGAATGGTGGAACTGAATGTCTGACGCTGGAAGATTACCGCGCTCGTTATGCCCAGTATCGTCAGGATGCCGATTTGCTGGCGATGCATGCGGCTTTGCCGATGATCGCGGTGTGGGATGACCATGAAATTGCCAACGATACCTGGCGCGAAGGGGCGGAAAATCATCAGGCGGACGAAGGCGTGTTCCTGGAGCGTCGTGCCGCTGCGGCTGCTGCCTGGGTCGAGTGGATGCCGGTGCGGGAAAACCCGGCTTCCAGTGTATTGATCTATCGGGATTTCTCGTTCGGCAATTTGCTGGATCTGTATATGCTGGACACCCGGGTGGTGGCCCGTGATCAGGCGCTGGATTATTTCGCTCTGGACAATCCGACCCCGGCAGCAATCGGCGCGCTGGTGACCGAGGCCAAGACGACGCCGCGCCAACTGTTGGGGGCGGATCAGAAAAACTGGCTGCAAGGGAAAATGGCGGCCAACTCAGCCACCTGGAGCCTGATGGGGCAGCAGATCCTGATGGCGAAAATGGAGCTACCGAGCACCGTGATGCAGGCCATGCTGGGGTTATACCAAGCCACTGACGCACAACGTCCGGCAGCGATGCAGGCGGTCCAGCAGGCAATTGCGGCTTACCTGAACGATCCGTCCAGCGATCCGCTGTCATTGCCGTATAACTTAGATGCCTGGGATGGTTACTATCAGGAGCGGGAATGGCTGTACGGGGTGGCTTCCGGCCTCGGTAAAAAGCTGATCTCGCTGGCGGGAGATACTCATAACGCCTGGTGCAGTGAACTGAAAACCCACGGCGGCGATCCGGTCGGGGTAGAGTTTGCGACCAGCTCGGTGTCATCGCCGGGGATGGAAAAGTATCTGGGGCTGGAAACGGCGATGATCACTCAGGTGGAGACATTCATGCCGAACCTGGTCGGCGAGCTGTTCTGGACCAACCTGCAGCAGCGTGGCTTTATGCGCCTGGATGTGACGCAGGCTCAAATCACCGCCACCTGGCACTTGCTCTCGACCGTTAAAGAGAAAACCTACACCACCACCACCCAGTCGGTGTCGACGACCGACGGACTGACGCTGAGCAGTTAA
- a CDS encoding c-type cytochrome, giving the protein MTYRITLLAALLASAPLAADTLPDRQTELPAVAKKANTDYLKPRPLTAIPDTEFGRKVKYGYSLFVDSQQMRGRYVGNEQNCVNCHMQAGMKANAAPLWAAYTAYPAYRKKNDKVNTYGDRIQGCFDYSMNGVPPDNRSPELVALSAYAYWLTMSGLLDKYGLHETPVPELSDAELIIGGKREDFILPAEIAADFPVSERGNLAGRGYPKLPNPAQAPSIARGQLVYQSTCAVCHASDGQGIKGADGTQYFPPLWGKDAFNWGAGMHRINTAAFFIYENMPLGKSVQLTEQQAWDVAAYMNSHERPQDPRYRGDLDANDQRYHKHQGYYGDAIDGHKLGSRAYPTATVDPQPGT; this is encoded by the coding sequence ATGACTTACCGTATCACGCTGCTGGCTGCCCTGCTGGCCAGCGCCCCGCTTGCTGCCGACACCTTGCCAGATCGCCAAACTGAACTGCCGGCCGTCGCCAAAAAGGCCAATACCGATTACCTCAAACCACGTCCGCTGACGGCGATCCCCGACACCGAGTTCGGCCGTAAAGTCAAATACGGCTATTCGCTGTTTGTCGACTCGCAGCAAATGCGCGGCCGGTATGTCGGCAACGAGCAAAACTGCGTCAACTGCCACATGCAGGCCGGGATGAAAGCCAATGCCGCGCCGCTGTGGGCCGCCTATACTGCCTATCCGGCATACCGTAAGAAAAACGATAAGGTCAACACCTACGGCGATCGGATCCAGGGCTGCTTCGATTATTCGATGAACGGCGTTCCGCCGGACAATCGCTCGCCGGAGCTGGTCGCGCTCAGCGCCTACGCCTACTGGCTCACCATGAGTGGTTTGCTCGATAAATACGGCCTGCACGAGACGCCGGTTCCTGAACTGAGCGATGCTGAACTGATCATCGGCGGCAAGCGCGAAGACTTCATTCTGCCGGCTGAAATTGCAGCTGATTTTCCGGTCAGCGAGCGTGGTAATCTTGCCGGTCGCGGCTATCCGAAGCTGCCGAACCCCGCTCAGGCCCCCTCCATTGCACGCGGCCAGCTGGTGTACCAATCAACATGTGCCGTTTGCCATGCGAGCGATGGCCAGGGGATCAAAGGCGCGGACGGCACCCAGTATTTTCCGCCGCTGTGGGGCAAAGATGCGTTTAACTGGGGCGCCGGGATGCACCGGATCAATACCGCAGCCTTCTTCATCTATGAAAACATGCCATTGGGAAAAAGTGTTCAGCTGACCGAGCAACAGGCCTGGGATGTCGCCGCGTATATGAACAGTCATGAACGACCGCAGGACCCGCGCTACCGGGGCGATCTGGACGCCAACGACCAGCGCTATCACAAGCATCAGGGCTACTACGGCGATGCGATAGACGGTCACAAGCTCGGCAGCCGCGCTTATCCGACCGCAACGGTCGATCCGCAGCCCGGCACCTGA
- a CDS encoding c-type cytochrome — protein sequence MSTRTLHFTLLGIALMSSGAVAAPPPAAAVCVSCHGNDGQGAPNMAPMIAGLHPNYIADQLDHFSSGKRQDPMMKSMADGLTDPAARTQVIDYFATLPSQSLTHPEKRGAEAAIYSQPRKLVYQGDWERNIPACATCHGASGTGVAQFPRLAGQHADYLKKQLSAWKQGTRSGDHDAMMASIARQLTDDEISNLAFYFASLRY from the coding sequence ATGTCGACACGAACCCTACATTTCACGCTGCTCGGTATCGCGCTGATGAGCAGCGGCGCCGTCGCCGCCCCACCGCCCGCTGCGGCAGTCTGCGTCAGTTGCCACGGCAACGACGGCCAGGGCGCGCCGAACATGGCCCCAATGATTGCCGGACTGCATCCGAATTATATTGCTGACCAGCTGGATCACTTTTCGTCCGGCAAGCGCCAGGATCCAATGATGAAAAGCATGGCCGATGGTTTGACCGATCCGGCAGCCCGAACACAAGTGATTGATTACTTCGCCACGCTTCCAAGCCAGTCGCTAACGCATCCGGAGAAACGTGGCGCGGAAGCCGCGATTTACAGCCAACCACGCAAGCTGGTTTATCAAGGGGACTGGGAGCGTAACATTCCGGCCTGTGCCACCTGTCACGGCGCCAGCGGCACCGGTGTCGCCCAATTTCCGCGTCTGGCCGGTCAGCATGCGGATTACCTGAAAAAGCAGCTCAGCGCCTGGAAGCAAGGTACCCGCAGCGGCGATCACGACGCCATGATGGCCAGCATCGCCCGTCAGCTGACCGATGATGAAATCAGCAACTTAGCCTTCTACTTCGCCTCATTACGCTACTAA